The sequence CGGCAATGCAGTGGCATATATTTGAGAGGATATGGGAATGACGGAAGCGGTGGAACCGGGCGCACAGGCACTTTTCGACAAGTTCGGCACCTATATTCTGCCCGGCCGCGTCAACGATCCGCGTCGCGGCATAGACGAAGCGAAGGAGGCGGAGCGCATCGGCCTTGGCTGCGTGTGGATTTCCGAACGCTATGCGCTGAAGGAACCGGCGGTGCTGGCGGGCGCTGTGGCCGAGGCTACGTCGAAGATCCGCATCACCGGCACCATGTACGCGACGATGCGTCATCCGCTCGTCACCGCCAGCGTCGCCGACATGATGCAGGCGATGAGCGGGGAGCGGTTCCGCCTGATGTTCGCGCGGGCGGTGCCGGCCTATATGAAAATGCTCGGTTCGCCGCCGATCACCATGGAGCGACTGGCCGACCTGATCTCGATCTGCCGACGCCTCTGGGCGGGCGAGAAGGTCGATTATGAGGGCGTGCTGGGCAAATTCCCCGCCATCAGCCTGACCGATCGCCATGGCGGTACGCCGCCGCCGATCATCTTTACCGCGATCGGGCCCAAGAGCCTGGAATTTGCCGGCGAACATTGCGACGGCGTGCTGCTGCATCCCTTCGTGTCCGCACAGGGGGTGAAGAACAGTGCGAAGATCGTGCGCGATGCGGCCGAAAAGGCCGGGCGCGATCCCATGTCCGTGCGCATCTATCACAATATCATCGTCGCCCCGGACCTGCCCAAGGATGAGGAGGAGGCCGTCGTCGGCGGTCGCGCCATCACCTATTTCGAACTGCCCGGCTTTGGCGACCTGATCGTT is a genomic window of Sphingomonas bisphenolicum containing:
- a CDS encoding TIGR03857 family LLM class F420-dependent oxidoreductase, coding for MTEAVEPGAQALFDKFGTYILPGRVNDPRRGIDEAKEAERIGLGCVWISERYALKEPAVLAGAVAEATSKIRITGTMYATMRHPLVTASVADMMQAMSGERFRLMFARAVPAYMKMLGSPPITMERLADLISICRRLWAGEKVDYEGVLGKFPAISLTDRHGGTPPPIIFTAIGPKSLEFAGEHCDGVLLHPFVSAQGVKNSAKIVRDAAEKAGRDPMSVRIYHNIIVAPDLPKDEEEAVVGGRAITYFELPGFGDLIVDINGWDKKVLEEIRAHPKIAGLNGKPADQAYTRQELVDVSRLIPQQWLDEGAAVGTAAQCADQLMAFLDAGADEILLHGSSPKDMGPLTTELKRALAGKGL